The Flexibacter flexilis DSM 6793 DNA segment AGCATTACACGCACTTCACTTCACCGATTCGCCGCTACCCAGACGTAATGGTACACAGGCTTTTACAGCATTATTTGGACGGTGGCCAGCCTGCCGATGCTGTTTTGTTGGAAATGCAATGCCGCCACAGTTCGGACATGGAACGCCGCGCCTCCGAAGCCGAACGCGCCTCCATCAAATACAAACAAGTCGAGTTTATGCGTATGCAGGAAGAAGGCCGAATTTTTGACGGTGTCATTTCTGGTATTTCGGAATGGGGGGTTTATGTGGAAATTACCGAAACCAAATGCGAAGGCATGGTACGTTTTGGCGACCTTTCCGACGACCATTACGAGTACGACAAAGAAAATTATCGCGCTATCGGGTTGCATAAAAAACGTATTTTGGCTTTTGGCGACAAAGTGCAAGTGCGCGTAAAAAATACGGACTTGGACAAGCGCACCATTGATTTGGAGTTTGCGGGAACAAGCCAAATGCCTGCCCGCGCGAAGACTTCGGGTGGTGGCAACGACCGAGGCGGTCGCAAACATCGCCGCTAATCCAAATAGTTTTTCGGGCGGGATTTTTTACTAAAAAAATCCCGCCCGAAGTGCCTTAAATATCTGTGTTGAGGTAAAAAAACATATTTCGTTCGCCTTGTCGGTTTAGGCTGTATTCAAACCGAAAAACCAAATCATAAAACGTAACAACCACCAAACCCGCGCCAACTCCCGCCAATAGCGTGTTGCTGAGGCGTGCGTTAATGGCTTCGTGTTGCGGTTGATAGACATAGCCCAAATCGCCATGCCCTTGCAAATAAAGTTGGAGTGGCACACTGCGGAACTGATTCGGGATGCGTTTCCAGCCGCCATAATGCCAGTTTTTATCCAAAAATTTGTACCGAAACGAGTTTTTGACCAGCACAGGTGCACGGCCTTCCACTACATATTTTTCGTAGCCACGCACTACGCGCATATCATAACCCAGTGTTTTGTAATTGTAGTAGGGTAGTGTGGGCGTAAAAAGCCATTCGGCTTCGGTGCGTATGCCCCAAAACCATTTGGGCGAAAGCGTTTTGAAATAACTAAACGTAAGGCGAGTAGCACCAGACTGTACATTGGCTTTGGGGGAAAGTCCCCATTTTTCTATTTCCCAAATAAAATAAAACCCTTTTCGGGCAAAAGGCTTGCGGTCGCGGCGGTCGTAACTGTAACGGTACGCCACATATCCGAAATGCTGCACCTTTGAGCCATTGCCGAAATACGACGGATTAAGCCAACGCGCCACCGTATCCACTACGGTATTTCTTGCCCAACCAATTTCTGCATGATGCGAACCAAAAATATGTTGGCGCACATCGTAGGCAAGTCGCGTAATAAAGCGCGTGCGGGCTACTTTCGTATCGTTTTTGAAGAATAAAAGTTTATTGTTTTCGGTGATGTATGCAATGTTGTTGTTGGTGATGTAGGAAATGCCCAACATCAGCCCCGAATTGAGCTTTCGGTTAATATATGGAATAGTATAGGCTGCTTCTAACTTGTGCGTAAAGCCCCATTGAAAGGTTGCTTTGAAGGTTTCTTTGCGGCCTCTGCAATTGTTTTGGGTGAAACGTATGCCATAGTTGATGCGGCGCAAGTCCGCACCGCGATTGTACCACCATTCGTTAAAACTACGGTCGGCAAGTTCTATAATCGGGAAAGGAAAGGTGTACCAACGTTCTGAAACCGTGATGATGATGTTGCGGCGGTGCGTTGTGCTGTCTGCTGTGGGAACGGAACGTACACGTGCGTCCAAAAAAAGTTGTGTATTGTAAATTTGGTTGGCGTTTTGGCGAAAAAGTAAGGCCGTATCTACGCGTACAGTATCGCCAGCAAACAAACCTGTGAGTTCACGAAGGATAATGTACGGCTTTGTGCGGCGATTGCCTTCGATGCGGATGCTGTCCACCGTCCAAGTGGTAGGCGTTTGGGCAAATACCTCCCCGCACGGCATCGCCAATGCCATACAGATAAGCCATTGCGCTATTTGCCTGATAATATTTATTGATTGCCGCCGCCTCATTCTACAAGAAAGTTACACAAAAACATTGGTTTTGCATGGAAAAGGACAAAATTATGTGCTTAGCTCTGTGCAAAGTATTAAAAACCCCACCCAACCCTCCCCATTGGGGAGGGCTTTTTGATGGTGCGCTTGAAAATTAGTTAAAGAATATACAAGCCCGTGTATATGTGCTGAGAAGAAAGGCAAAAGGTAAGTTTAGGAAGGCAAAAGGTAAGTTTAGGAAGGCAAAAAGTAAGTTTAGGAAGTCAAAAGGTAAGTTCAGGAAGTCAAAAGGTAAGTTCAGGAAGTCAAAAGGTAAGTTCAGGAAGTCAAAAGGTAAGTTCAGGAAGTCAAAAGGTAAGTTCAGGAAGGCAAAAGGTAAATTCAGGAAGGCAAAAGGTACGCACAATCGTGTGTATTTATAAAAAAAGAAGAATATACAATTCTTTTGGAAGGTTTAATATAAAAACTATCGGGTAGATGTATGAGTATTTTAATTAAAATAGAAAAAAATTAAGCCCGAATATATTTAATAACTTAAAGATTGTTTTGAAACCCAATAAAACCAGAGAATCAATTAGGTTAAGTAATTCATAAAGCCTAAAGAATGTCTTATTTAACCCTTATTTGTTTTATAAACCTATAAAGTTTGTTTTGTTTGGCAGGCTCTACCATAAAAGATAAAGAGAGTTGTACTTCATTTCTTATTTGAAGAAGCGTTCGGCGAAATTCATTAGAAATAATTCGGACTCAGCACGTGTAATGGCCGTGTAGAGCCAACGCAAAAACTCAACGTTTATCATGTCGTCGTTGAGGTAGCCTTGCTCCACAAACACGGCTTTCCATTGGCCGCCCTGTGATTTGTGGCAAGTAAGCGCGTAGGCAAATTTTACTTGCAAGGCATTGAGATAGGGGTCGATGCGGATTTGTTCGTTACGGCTTCGCTTGTTTTCAACGTCGGAGTAGTCGGCGCAAACAGACTCGTACAAGAGACGATTGTCGGCTTGCGAAAGATTAGGTTGCTCGGAATGTAGCGTATCAAGCAATACTTTCGCCTCAAAAGGCTCTTGGTCTGGATAATCGAGCAAACGCAGGCGCAAAGTAGCGAATCGGAAGCCGTGCATTTCCTCTATTTGGCGGACACGCAACACTTCCGCAAAATCGCCATTGGCCAAAAAGCCCGCGGGGGCGGTCTCGTCGAGCCAAGTGTAATTGTTGCGCACAATCATAATCAAATCTCCTGCGTCAAGTTCGGATTCTCGTCCTAAAATGCTGGTTCTGATAAACTTGTTGTATTGTACGGCTTGTTTGTTGCTGCGGCAAATAATCGCAACGTTTTCGTGGCCGTATTTACTATAAGCGTATTCGAGTCCGTCGGGCAATCGGTCGCCGCTCATCTTGAAAATGTCTCGGTAACCTTTGGTTTGAAATTCAATATTAAAGTCTCGGCGGTTGATATGTTGGCGCAACATGGTAGCATTGCGCAAAATACCCGATTCTTGTTGCTGTCGCACCACTTCGGTAAGCTCGTGTTCGAGGAGGTTGAGGCCGAAGGTGTCGCGCAGATAATTGGCATCAAGCGCAGGGCTGATGTTTTGGTTTACGGGGGGCAACTGCGCCGAATCACCGACAATCAAGAGTTTGTTACTGCTATCTTCAAAGACAAAAGCGACCAAATCCCGTAACAAACCATTGCCCATATTGTCGGGTTCGTTTTGTACCATAGATGCTTCGTCCACGATGAACAGCGTATTTTTGTAATAGTTTTTTTGGCGTTTGAAAGACAACAAACCCGTATAGCTGTCGGCGGTTTGTTGATAAATGGTTTTGTGAATGGTGAAGGCGTTGCGCTGCGAATAACTGCTCATGACCTTTGCGGCGCGGCCTGTGGGTGCCATCATGTGCGCGCGATAGTTGAAACGCGAGGCGATTTTGACCAAACGACTCAATACGGTGGTTTTGCCCGTGCCTGCGTAGCCTCGCAACAAAAAGGCCTGATACTCATTTTCTTTGTCCAACAAAAAAATATCCAGATACTGAAAAAGTCGGAATTGTCCTTCGGTGGGTTCGAACGGGAATTTTTGGAGTAGCAGTTGCGATGGACTTTGCATTTTGAATCTTTAAGAATTTGTTTTTGAGTTGGTTGGGAAATGGCGATTGTTTTATAAATCAGGGTTGTTTTTTATTTTCAGTACAAATTCGATGGGTGTATCGAAGTCTTCGGCAATTTCTTCAATTGTCAATTTGCCTCGCAAAAGTGCCTTTTGAATCCCTTTGATTTTAGCTACTTCTTCACCTAACTCTTTGCCAATCTCAATGCCTTCTTCGCGGCCAAGTTCCTTGCCAATTTCAATGCCCTCTTCACGTCCTTCTTCACGTCCTTCTTCTTTGGCGGTGTCCAGTGAGTTTTTGACATCACGATAATATTTCAAACTGTCCTCGTAGGCCGTGCGCTCTGTTGCGTCCAGTTTCGCCAATTCTGCCGTCTCGAACGCCTGTGTAAAGACACGTTCTTGCAATCGCACGGGACGATTTTGTAACTTATGCAAATTCTTTAACAAGTATAACCACTTGTCTTCCAGTGTTTCCAGTTCGCTTTCAGACTTTTGGAAATTGGGCATTTGCAAATACAAAAACGTGAGTTTTTCATAAAAAACACGGTTTTGCGCCTTGTCCTTTAGTTGAACTTCTACTTTCAAATCATTTTTGTAATGGTCATCAAAGCAAAAATCCAGAATTGCGACGGTATAAACCGCCTTTAGTTCGTAGTTCCAATCGCCTTTTTCGGCCTGTTCTTGTATCGGGAACGTAGCGTAAAAAATGGAACGGTCTTTAAAGAAACTTTGTCGGGCTTTTTGCAACTCCACGATGAATTTTTCGCCTTGCTCATTTTCACAGTATAAGTCAAAAATGACTTTTCTGTCCAAATCCGACGCGCCCAAATGTTCTGTTTTCTTGTAGGTAAGTTCTGTGATGCCAAGTTTTAACACTTCATTCAAAAAGCTCACTAACAGGTCTTTGTTTGGTTCTGAACCAAACAGTTTCTTGAAACCAAAGTCCGTGAAAGGGTTGATGTATTTTTCTTGCGTAGTCATGGGCGAGGCGAAAAATCTAACGGCAATTTATCTTTAGAATTTGTTCGGTGAAGGTACAATATTCTGATAAATAAAAAGATAACAGTCTTTTGGATTGATTGCCCAAAAGACTGAAAATCTGTGATTTTATTCAATAAAATAAATGTTGGCTTGGGCGTAACATTAGTCCTTACGTTCCAATGCCACCACATTTTCTACGTGGTAGGTGTGCGGGAACATATCCACAGGCTGCACGGCTGTAACGCGGTATTTTTCGTCGAGCAAGGCAAGGTCGCGGGCTTGCGTGGCAGGGTTGCAACTCACATACACGATGCGTTGCGGCGCAAGGCGCAACAACATGGCCACTACGTCGGCGTGCATTCCTGCGCGTGGCGGGTCTGTAATGATTACGTCGGGGCGTGCGTGCGCGTTTACAAAATCATCGTTGAGTACGTCTTTCATGTCGCCTGCATAAAACAGCGTGTTGTCGATGCCGTTAATCTGCGAATTGATTTTTGCATCTTCGATGGCCATTTCCACGTATTCCACCCCGATTACTTGTTTGGCTTGGCGTGCCACAAAATTAGCAATTGTGCCAGTTCCTGTATAAAGGTCATACACCACTTCATTGCCAGTGAGTTGTGCCATGTCGCGGGTTACTTTGTACAAGTTGTAGGCTTGTAGGCTGTTGGTTTGGTAGAAAGATTTGGGGCCTACGCGGAAACGCAAACCTTCCATTTCTTCTTCAATGTAAGGTTGTCCGTGCCAACAATTTACCTCTAAATCATGGAAAGTTTCGTTGCCTTTCGGATTGATAACGTATTGCAGGGATGTGATTTGCGGGAAATTTTCTTGCAGATGCGTCATCAGTCCCGCGATGGCTTGGCGGTCGTTGTAATAGAATTGCACAATCACCATGATTTGGCCAGTGCTTTGCGCCGTCCGAATCACGAGCAAACGCAACAAACCTCTTTTATCCAATAAATTGAAAAATGGCAAATCGTGCGCTTCGGCGTAGGCTTTGATGGCCAAACGAATCGCATTGGAAGGGTCGGGCTGCAACCAACAATGATTAATGTCCAGAATCTTATCGAATCGGCGCGGAATGTGAAAACCTAAGGCGTTGCGGTCGGTGTGGTTTTCGTCCGACTTCACCTCTTCCCACGAGAGCCAACGTTTATCCGAAAAAGTAAATTCTAATTTGTTGCGGTAATAGGTCGTTTCGGGTGCTGGCAAAATGGCTTGTATTTCGGGCAACTCCACTTTTCCGATGCGCTCCAGATTATCTTTTACTTGTTTTTGCTTGAAAAACAATTGTTTATCGTAAGACAAATGTTGCCATTTGCAGCCGCCGCACGTACCAAAATGTTCGCAAAATGGCTGTTGGCGTAGGGGAGAGGGTTTCACGACGCTTACGACTTGCGCTTCTGCAAAGCTGCTTTTCTGTTTGGTAATGCGCAGGTTCACCACGTCTTCGGGCACGGCATCGCCTTCAATGAAAATTACTTTTTCTTCGTGGCGGGCAAGGCATTTGCCTTCGGCCACCATTTCCAGCACCGTGATATTATCTAAAAGAACTTGTTTTTGTTTTTTTCTCATGAGGTAACTAACGCCTTATATTATAGTGTGTAAAAAAATCCTTCGTTTGGCGGAAGGATTTCGGGGCTTTACTTTCAATAAAAAATGTGGGGCGATAAGCCGGGTTCTGTCAGTTTGCACGAGGCAAACGTCTTATCATTTATCTAGGCAGAGGCTCACGCCAATGCTCCATCAACCTACCCACTGGCATCGAGCGGGCAGCCCTTTCCCTCCGCAAGCGGAGTTGCGCCAGCCTATTTGGTTTTTCAACCCGTAAGGTTTGCCATGCCTTTGCTGTCGCCAGCAAAGCGGTAGGCTCTTACTCTACCATTTCACCCTTACCTGCCCGAAAGCAGGCGGTATCTTCTCTGTTGCACTTTCTGTAACACAAGGCTTTAGACCTTATGCTCCTTCCCGTTAGGAAGTACGGTTGCCCTATGTTGCCCAGACTTTCCTCTTCAACTCTTAGGCGAGTTGCAGCGATAAGATGCCCCACATCGGCGGCAAAACTACACGAAAAAACCGACAAAGCCGCATTGCAAAGTGTATGTAAACTATAAAACGCATTTCGTAACACAACCTTAATTTTTTGAGACGGGCTTTTAACCGATAAATAACCTTGCCTTCAAAATGCCGTCAGATTGCTGTTCTACTTTTGTGCCGTTGTGTTATAGACACAGGTTCATGTTGTTAATGGGCTTATAATCAAAGAAAGAATTAAATTTCTAAACATCTTATACTCATGAAAAAATTTACGCTTACCGTTTTGGCTGCTGCATTGTCGTTGGGTGCGGCGCAAGCTCAATTCTTTACCCCAACTACTTACAAAGGTGCTTTTGGTACTACGGATTGGACTTCAGGCTGGGCAAATTTTGACCCAAAAACAACTGAGTATCCTGGTGATGCTGGCACAACATTCAACAATGTAACAATTGCTGCGGGTAACATCACAAGCAATACTACTTGGACAAAAAACAATGCAAGTGGTGTTCGTAACGTATATCGTATTTCTGGTTATACTTACGTGGATAGCTCATTTACTTTGACTATCGAGCCAGGTACAATTATTCGTGGTTCGGGTACTGGTACTTTGGTTATCAAACGCGGTGCGAAAATTAACGCGAACGGTACTGCTGCTGACCCAATTATTTTTACATCAGGTGCGCCAGTAGGCGTGAACCGTAAGCCAGGTAACTGGGGTGGTTTGGTGCTTTGCGGTGCAGCTACACACAACATTGCTACTGGCACTAATGCTGCTGTAGAAGGTGGTATTGCTGCTAAGCATGGCGGTAATGATGATAACGACAATTCGGGTGTGCTTCGTTACGTACGTATTGAGTTCCCTGGCCAACCTTTAACGGCTGCTGCTAATAGTGAAATCAACGGTTTGTCTATGTACTCGGTGGGTCGTGGCACGCAAATCGACCACATTCAAGTTTCTTTCTCTGGTGATGATTCTTACGAATGGTTTGGCGGTACAGTTGATGCAAAATATTTGATTGCTTCACGTGGCCAAGATGATGATTTTGATACAGATAACGGTTTCAGAGGTCGCGTACAATTTGCAGTAGCT contains these protein-coding regions:
- a CDS encoding POTRA domain-containing protein — its product is MALAMPCGEVFAQTPTTWTVDSIRIEGNRRTKPYIILRELTGLFAGDTVRVDTALLFRQNANQIYNTQLFLDARVRSVPTADSTTHRRNIIITVSERWYTFPFPIIELADRSFNEWWYNRGADLRRINYGIRFTQNNCRGRKETFKATFQWGFTHKLEAAYTIPYINRKLNSGLMLGISYITNNNIAYITENNKLLFFKNDTKVARTRFITRLAYDVRQHIFGSHHAEIGWARNTVVDTVARWLNPSYFGNGSKVQHFGYVAYRYSYDRRDRKPFARKGFYFIWEIEKWGLSPKANVQSGATRLTFSYFKTLSPKWFWGIRTEAEWLFTPTLPYYNYKTLGYDMRVVRGYEKYVVEGRAPVLVKNSFRYKFLDKNWHYGGWKRIPNQFRSVPLQLYLQGHGDLGYVYQPQHEAINARLSNTLLAGVGAGLVVVTFYDLVFRFEYSLNRQGERNMFFYLNTDI
- a CDS encoding ATP-dependent DNA helicase codes for the protein MQSPSQLLLQKFPFEPTEGQFRLFQYLDIFLLDKENEYQAFLLRGYAGTGKTTVLSRLVKIASRFNYRAHMMAPTGRAAKVMSSYSQRNAFTIHKTIYQQTADSYTGLLSFKRQKNYYKNTLFIVDEASMVQNEPDNMGNGLLRDLVAFVFEDSSNKLLIVGDSAQLPPVNQNISPALDANYLRDTFGLNLLEHELTEVVRQQQESGILRNATMLRQHINRRDFNIEFQTKGYRDIFKMSGDRLPDGLEYAYSKYGHENVAIICRSNKQAVQYNKFIRTSILGRESELDAGDLIMIVRNNYTWLDETAPAGFLANGDFAEVLRVRQIEEMHGFRFATLRLRLLDYPDQEPFEAKVLLDTLHSEQPNLSQADNRLLYESVCADYSDVENKRSRNEQIRIDPYLNALQVKFAYALTCHKSQGGQWKAVFVEQGYLNDDMINVEFLRWLYTAITRAESELFLMNFAERFFK
- the rlmD gene encoding 23S rRNA (uracil(1939)-C(5))-methyltransferase RlmD, with amino-acid sequence MRKKQKQVLLDNITVLEMVAEGKCLARHEEKVIFIEGDAVPEDVVNLRITKQKSSFAEAQVVSVVKPSPLRQQPFCEHFGTCGGCKWQHLSYDKQLFFKQKQVKDNLERIGKVELPEIQAILPAPETTYYRNKLEFTFSDKRWLSWEEVKSDENHTDRNALGFHIPRRFDKILDINHCWLQPDPSNAIRLAIKAYAEAHDLPFFNLLDKRGLLRLLVIRTAQSTGQIMVIVQFYYNDRQAIAGLMTHLQENFPQITSLQYVINPKGNETFHDLEVNCWHGQPYIEEEMEGLRFRVGPKSFYQTNSLQAYNLYKVTRDMAQLTGNEVVYDLYTGTGTIANFVARQAKQVIGVEYVEMAIEDAKINSQINGIDNTLFYAGDMKDVLNDDFVNAHARPDVIITDPPRAGMHADVVAMLLRLAPQRIVYVSCNPATQARDLALLDEKYRVTAVQPVDMFPHTYHVENVVALERKD
- a CDS encoding Rpn family recombination-promoting nuclease/putative transposase translates to MTTQEKYINPFTDFGFKKLFGSEPNKDLLVSFLNEVLKLGITELTYKKTEHLGASDLDRKVIFDLYCENEQGEKFIVELQKARQSFFKDRSIFYATFPIQEQAEKGDWNYELKAVYTVAILDFCFDDHYKNDLKVEVQLKDKAQNRVFYEKLTFLYLQMPNFQKSESELETLEDKWLYLLKNLHKLQNRPVRLQERVFTQAFETAELAKLDATERTAYEDSLKYYRDVKNSLDTAKEEGREEGREEGIEIGKELGREEGIEIGKELGEEVAKIKGIQKALLRGKLTIEEIAEDFDTPIEFVLKIKNNPDL